One part of the Schistocerca piceifrons isolate TAMUIC-IGC-003096 chromosome 2, iqSchPice1.1, whole genome shotgun sequence genome encodes these proteins:
- the LOC124777545 gene encoding component of gems protein 1-like — protein sequence MSSAVYIGSHCSSAAADGASDGYHSPVSSPDSLYASSFTSTPSPTCVNNPVTTYPFVSGKFQQGGGNVGAEDSSYCHRSCTGGDNGVGLMSNFQDDGFWQYPLYGSDGDFNERLEEYHDDFFDNHRNNPSQYHQHNQSHRSSHCAENNNQYHHQNVQHHHSHQQSAPIPPSPAVTQKFDDVAKQGASLTQYPAAQYSISTKRSASLQKTPVSQTQHHNQHSHHNHHHHHHHSHHHHGPTGLEIMRKRRLAANARERRRMNSLNDAFDRLRDVVPSLGNDRKLSKFETLQMAQTYIAALYELLQRE from the coding sequence ATGTCTTCCGCGGTCTACATCGGCAGCCACTGCTCGTCGGCTGCGGCCGACGGCGCCTCCGACGGCTACCACAGCCCCGTGTCCAGCCCGGACAGTCTGTACGCGTCTTCGTTCACTTCGACGCCCAGCCCCACCTGCGTCAACAACCCCGTCACCACGTACCCGTTCGTGTCGGGAAAATTTCAGCAAGGAGGCGGGAACGTCGGAGCGGAGGATTCTAGTTACTGTCACCGGAGCTGTACAGGCGGAGACAATGGCGTCGGTTTAATGTCTAACTTCCAAGACGACGGTTTCTGGCAGTACCCGTTGTACGGAAGCGACGGAGACTTCAACGAGCGGTTGGAAGAGTATCACGACGACTTTTTCGACAACCACCGCAACAACCCCAGTCAGTACCACCAGCACAACCAGTCGCACCGGAGCAGTCATTGCGCTGAAAATAATAACCAGTACCATCACCAGAACGTTCAGCACCACCATAGTCACCAGCAATCAGCGCCCATACCTCCGAGTCCAGCTGTCACGCAAAAGTTCGATGATGTGGCCAAGCAGGGAGCGTCACTGACGCAATACCCCGCTGCTCAGTACAGCATCAGCACCAAAAGGTCCGCGTCTCTGCAAAAGACGCCTGTCAGTCAAACCCAACACCACAACCAGCACAGTcatcacaaccaccaccaccaccaccaccacagtcatCACCACCACGGTCCTACGGGACTTGAGATAATGCGGAAACGGCGGCTTGCAGCGAACGCCAGGGAGCGCCGCCGGATGAACAGTCTCAACGACGCCTTCGACCGTCTGCGCGATGTTGTGCCGTCGCTAGGCAACGACCGGAAGCTGTCCAAGTTCGAGACGCTGCAGATGGCGCAGACGTACATCGCGGCGCTCTACGAGCTGCTGCAGCGCGAGTGA